A genomic window from Mesorhizobium sp. CAU 1732 includes:
- a CDS encoding ammonium transporter, which translates to MARASLLAPFALGSLGTAAAYAQEAATEAATTMDKGDTAWMMVSTILVLFMILPGLALFYGGLVRAKNMLSVLMQCTMITAVVIVIWVVYGYSFAFGGGTGPFWGGLGKLFLAGVTPDSEAATFTDGVVIPEFVFICFQMTFACITPALIVGAFAERVKFRAVILFVALWVTFVYFPIAHMVWDANGLLYGWGALDFAGGTVVHINAGIAALVGAIMVGKRTGYGKDNMAPHSMTLTLVGAAILWVGWFGFNAGSNLEANGGAALAMINTFTATAGAIIAWVVIEGLARRKASMLGAASGVIAGLVAVTPAAGLVGPMGAIALGAIASAVCYWFVAVVKIKAGYDDSLDVFGIHGIGGIVGAIGTGIFASSSLGGVGYADGVTMGGQVWTQILAVLVTIVWCGIGSAILYKIVDVLIGLRPTVEAEQQGLDLTSHGEVAYHS; encoded by the coding sequence ATGGCGCGGGCAAGCCTGCTGGCCCCATTTGCTCTGGGGTCGCTCGGCACCGCCGCGGCTTACGCACAGGAGGCCGCCACAGAGGCCGCAACCACGATGGACAAGGGCGACACCGCCTGGATGATGGTTTCGACCATCCTCGTCCTGTTCATGATCCTGCCCGGCCTCGCGCTGTTCTATGGCGGCCTCGTGCGCGCCAAGAACATGCTCTCGGTCCTGATGCAGTGCACGATGATCACCGCCGTCGTGATCGTCATCTGGGTCGTCTACGGCTATTCCTTCGCCTTCGGCGGCGGCACCGGCCCGTTCTGGGGCGGCCTCGGCAAGCTCTTCCTCGCCGGCGTCACGCCTGACAGCGAGGCGGCGACGTTCACGGATGGTGTCGTCATCCCCGAATTCGTCTTCATCTGCTTCCAGATGACATTTGCCTGCATCACGCCGGCCCTCATCGTCGGCGCCTTTGCCGAACGCGTGAAGTTCCGCGCCGTGATCCTGTTCGTCGCACTCTGGGTCACCTTCGTCTACTTCCCGATCGCCCACATGGTCTGGGACGCCAACGGCCTGCTCTACGGCTGGGGCGCGCTCGACTTCGCGGGCGGCACGGTCGTGCACATCAATGCCGGCATCGCGGCGCTCGTCGGCGCGATCATGGTCGGCAAGCGCACCGGTTACGGCAAGGACAACATGGCGCCGCATTCGATGACGCTGACGCTGGTCGGCGCGGCGATCCTCTGGGTGGGCTGGTTCGGCTTCAACGCCGGCTCCAACCTCGAAGCCAATGGCGGCGCGGCGCTCGCGATGATCAACACCTTCACCGCAACCGCGGGCGCGATCATCGCCTGGGTGGTCATCGAAGGCCTGGCGCGCCGCAAGGCATCGATGCTGGGCGCGGCGTCGGGCGTCATCGCGGGCCTCGTCGCGGTGACTCCGGCTGCGGGCCTCGTCGGCCCGATGGGTGCGATCGCCCTCGGCGCGATCGCCAGCGCGGTCTGCTACTGGTTCGTCGCCGTGGTCAAGATCAAGGCCGGCTATGACGATTCGCTCGACGTGTTCGGCATCCACGGCATCGGCGGCATCGTCGGCGCCATCGGCACCGGCATCTTCGCCTCATCGTCGCTGGGTGGCGTCGGCTATGCGGACGGCGTGACGATGGGCGGCCAGGTCTGGACGCAGATCCTCGCGGTTCTCGTGACGATCGTATGGTGCGGCATCGGCTCGGCGATCCTCTACAAGATCGTCGATGTGCTGATCGGCCTGCGCCCGACCGTGGAAGCCGAGCAGCAGGGCCTCGACCTCACCTCGCACGGCGAAGTGGCCTACCACTCCTGA
- a CDS encoding ammonium transporter, giving the protein MTVSNLSRFARPALGALTFTALMALPAFGQDAPAPDAAETAVAGAVSQETQYILNSFLMLVGGFLVFWMAAGFTMLEAGFVRSKNVSMQLLKNITMYSVACIAYYLIGYLIMYPGDAWMVNGILGAVGIAVLEPVGLTADAADLTYATVSSDFFFQVMFCATAASIVSGTVAERIKLWPFLLFVLVLTALIYPIQASWKWGGGFLDQMGFLDFAGSTVVHSVGGWAALAGAIVIGARKGKYNADGSVNALPGSNMALATLGMFILWFGWYGFNGASQLAMGTVGDIADVGRVMANTNAGAVGGALAAAALTHFIYKKVDLTFVINGALAGLVSVTAEPLTPGLGTASLIGAVGGVIVVLTVPLLDKFKIDDVVGAIPVHLFAGIWGTIAVVITNPDASLSVQLISIVTVGVFTFVASFLVWIVVKAVMGLRPTEEDELLGLDKAEVGVEAYPEFAGASVR; this is encoded by the coding sequence ATGACAGTTTCAAATCTTTCCAGATTCGCGCGCCCGGCACTCGGTGCGCTCACCTTCACCGCGCTGATGGCGCTGCCGGCTTTCGGCCAGGACGCGCCGGCTCCCGACGCGGCAGAGACCGCCGTCGCCGGTGCCGTCTCCCAGGAGACGCAGTACATCCTCAACAGCTTCCTGATGCTCGTCGGCGGCTTCCTCGTCTTCTGGATGGCGGCTGGCTTCACGATGCTCGAAGCGGGCTTCGTCCGCTCCAAGAACGTCTCCATGCAGCTTCTGAAGAACATCACGATGTATTCGGTCGCCTGCATCGCCTACTACCTCATCGGCTATCTGATCATGTATCCGGGCGACGCCTGGATGGTGAACGGCATCCTCGGCGCCGTCGGCATCGCGGTGCTCGAGCCTGTCGGTCTCACGGCCGATGCGGCTGACCTGACCTATGCCACGGTCAGCTCCGACTTCTTCTTCCAGGTGATGTTCTGCGCCACCGCTGCCTCGATCGTCTCCGGCACGGTAGCCGAGCGCATCAAGCTGTGGCCGTTCCTGCTCTTCGTGCTGGTTCTCACCGCGCTGATCTACCCGATCCAGGCTTCCTGGAAGTGGGGCGGCGGCTTCCTCGACCAGATGGGCTTCCTCGACTTCGCAGGCTCGACCGTCGTTCACTCGGTGGGCGGCTGGGCGGCACTGGCAGGCGCCATCGTCATCGGCGCACGCAAGGGCAAGTACAACGCGGATGGCTCGGTCAACGCGCTGCCGGGTTCCAACATGGCACTCGCGACGCTCGGCATGTTCATCCTCTGGTTCGGCTGGTACGGCTTCAACGGCGCGTCGCAGCTTGCCATGGGCACGGTGGGCGACATCGCCGATGTGGGCCGCGTGATGGCCAACACCAATGCCGGCGCGGTCGGTGGTGCACTCGCGGCAGCCGCCCTGACGCACTTCATCTACAAGAAGGTCGACCTGACCTTCGTGATCAACGGTGCGCTGGCGGGTCTCGTCTCGGTCACGGCCGAGCCGCTGACGCCGGGCCTCGGCACGGCAAGCCTGATCGGTGCAGTCGGCGGCGTCATCGTCGTCCTGACCGTGCCGCTCCTCGACAAGTTCAAGATCGACGACGTGGTCGGCGCAATCCCGGTTCACCTATTCGCAGGCATCTGGGGAACGATCGCCGTGGTCATCACGAACCCGGACGCAAGCCTCTCGGTGCAGCTTATCTCGATCGTCACCGTCGGCGTGTTCACCTTCGTCGCGAGCTTCCTGGTCTGGATCGTCGTCAAGGCGGTCATGGGCCTGCGCCCGACCGAGGAAGACGAATTGCTCGGTCTCGACAAGGCAGAGGTGGGCGTCGAAGCCTACCCGGAATTTGCCGGTGCAAGCGTCCGCTAA
- a CDS encoding P-II family nitrogen regulator, whose amino-acid sequence MKIVMAIIKPFKLDEVREALTAVGIQGLTVTEVKGYGRQKGHTEIYRGAEYAVSFLPKIKIEVAVGTDLVEKAVEAISAAAKTGQIGDGKIFVYGIDQAVRIRTGETDTDAL is encoded by the coding sequence ATGAAAATCGTGATGGCAATCATCAAGCCGTTCAAGCTCGACGAGGTGCGTGAAGCGCTCACCGCCGTCGGGATACAGGGGCTGACCGTCACCGAAGTCAAAGGCTACGGGCGGCAGAAGGGGCACACGGAAATCTATCGCGGCGCGGAATACGCCGTGAGCTTTCTCCCCAAGATCAAGATCGAAGTCGCAGTCGGAACCGACCTCGTCGAGAAGGCCGTCGAGGCGATCTCGGCCGCGGCCAAGACCGGCCAGATCGGCGACGGCAAGATCTTCGTCTACGGCATCGACCAGGCGGTGCGCATCCGCACCGGCGAGACCGACACCGACGCGCTCTAG
- a CDS encoding ubiquinone biosynthesis hydroxylase, producing MANGQAGAERTRFDVIVAGAGYVGLATAVSIVAARPNLSVAIVDAAPEGVWRKDGRASAIAAAATRMLGQLGCWDEIAPKAQAMTEMIVTDSRTSDPVRPVFLTFDGEVGPGEAFAHMVANRDLNAALRRRAGELGIDLIEGVGVTGFDTGSQETLVHLADGVTLRTRLLVAADGVKSRLRDMAGIKTVHWDYGQSGIVCTVEHERPHMGRAEEHFLPAGPFATLPLKSSDEGGNRSSIVWTERTEDAERLVAEETLVFEAELEQRFGLKLGEIRVVDKPRAWPLGLTLARDFVKPRFALAGDAAHGIHPIAGQGLNLGFKDAAALAEVIVEADRLGQDIGAIDVLERYQQWRRFDTVQMGVTTDVLNRLFSNDFGPLRAVRDLGLGLVQRMPRMKEFFIRQASGLSPQAPKLLQGEPI from the coding sequence ATGGCAAATGGTCAGGCGGGAGCCGAACGAACCCGTTTCGACGTGATCGTGGCTGGCGCGGGGTATGTCGGCCTGGCGACGGCGGTGTCGATCGTCGCGGCACGGCCGAACCTGTCGGTCGCCATCGTCGATGCTGCGCCTGAAGGCGTCTGGCGCAAGGATGGACGCGCCTCGGCGATCGCGGCCGCCGCGACGCGCATGCTCGGCCAACTCGGCTGCTGGGACGAGATCGCGCCGAAGGCGCAGGCGATGACCGAGATGATCGTCACGGATTCGCGCACGTCCGATCCCGTACGCCCGGTGTTCCTGACGTTCGACGGCGAGGTCGGCCCCGGCGAGGCCTTCGCCCATATGGTCGCCAACCGGGATCTGAACGCCGCGCTGCGCCGGCGGGCGGGCGAACTCGGCATCGACCTGATCGAGGGCGTCGGCGTGACCGGCTTCGATACGGGCTCGCAGGAGACGCTGGTTCACCTCGCTGACGGTGTGACCTTGCGAACGCGCCTTCTGGTCGCCGCGGACGGCGTGAAGTCGCGTCTACGCGACATGGCCGGCATCAAGACCGTGCACTGGGATTACGGCCAGTCCGGCATCGTCTGCACGGTCGAGCACGAGCGGCCGCATATGGGCCGGGCGGAGGAGCATTTCCTTCCCGCCGGGCCGTTCGCCACCCTGCCGCTCAAATCAAGCGACGAGGGCGGCAACCGCTCCTCGATCGTCTGGACCGAGCGCACCGAGGATGCCGAGCGGCTGGTCGCGGAGGAAACGCTGGTCTTCGAGGCGGAACTGGAGCAGCGTTTCGGGCTCAAGCTCGGGGAGATCCGCGTGGTGGACAAGCCGCGCGCATGGCCGCTCGGGCTGACGCTGGCGCGGGATTTCGTCAAGCCGCGCTTCGCCCTTGCGGGCGATGCCGCGCACGGCATTCATCCGATCGCGGGCCAAGGGCTCAATCTGGGCTTCAAGGATGCGGCAGCCCTTGCGGAAGTCATCGTCGAGGCAGACCGTCTCGGGCAGGACATCGGCGCGATCGACGTACTGGAGCGCTACCAGCAGTGGCGCCGCTTCGACACGGTGCAGATGGGCGTCACCACCGACGTGCTGAACCGCTTGTTCTCGAACGATTTCGGGCCGCTGCGCGCGGTGCGCGATCTCGGCCTTGGGCTCGTTCAGCGCATGCCGCGCATGAAGGAGTTCTTCATCCGCCAGGCGTCGGGCCTGTCGCCGCAGGCACCGAAGCTGCTTCAGGGCGAGCCGATTTGA
- the tesB gene encoding acyl-CoA thioesterase II, whose protein sequence is MSQAMQELLAILDLERLEHNLYRGRSPQVGWQRVFGGQVISQALVAAQRTVDGERFVHSLHCYFMRPGDPSTPIIYEVDRLRDGGSFTTRRVTAIQHGHAIFSLESSFQVEETGMEHQMPMPLDVPAPETLRTQFELLEETGHVVPDSVRKFWARERPLEIKPVNVEHYTSRDKLPPRQNVWVRMMGAAPDDRNLQSALLAYLSDMTLLDTSTFAHGRIGFDPEIQMASLDHAMWFHRPHSLDDWLLYTQDSPNAIGSRGFSRGMLYSRDGTLIASTAQEGLVRLRDRR, encoded by the coding sequence ATGTCGCAGGCCATGCAGGAACTTCTCGCCATACTCGACCTCGAGCGGCTCGAACACAACCTGTATCGTGGTCGCAGCCCCCAGGTGGGCTGGCAGCGCGTCTTCGGCGGACAGGTCATCAGCCAGGCGCTCGTGGCGGCCCAGCGCACCGTCGATGGAGAGCGCTTCGTTCACTCGCTGCACTGCTATTTCATGCGGCCCGGCGACCCATCCACCCCGATCATCTACGAGGTCGACAGGCTGCGCGACGGCGGCTCCTTCACCACGCGGCGCGTCACCGCCATCCAGCATGGGCACGCGATCTTCTCGCTCGAAAGCTCATTCCAGGTCGAGGAGACCGGAATGGAGCATCAAATGCCTATGCCGCTCGACGTGCCGGCGCCCGAAACGCTGCGCACACAGTTCGAGCTGCTGGAAGAGACCGGACACGTCGTGCCGGACTCGGTGCGCAAATTCTGGGCGCGCGAACGACCGCTGGAAATCAAGCCGGTGAACGTCGAGCACTACACGAGCCGCGACAAGCTGCCGCCGCGCCAGAACGTCTGGGTTCGCATGATGGGCGCCGCGCCCGACGACCGCAATCTGCAATCGGCGTTGCTCGCTTATCTCTCCGACATGACATTGCTCGACACGTCCACCTTCGCGCATGGCCGGATCGGTTTCGATCCGGAAATCCAGATGGCGAGCCTCGACCATGCGATGTGGTTCCATCGCCCGCACAGCCTGGACGACTGGCTGCTCTATACGCAGGACAGCCCCAACGCGATCGGTTCGCGTGGCTTCTCGCGCGGCATGCTCTACTCCCGCGACGGCACCCTGATCGCCTCGACGGCCCAGGAAGGCCTCGTCCGGCTTCGGGACCGCAGGTAG
- a CDS encoding Glu/Leu/Phe/Val dehydrogenase dimerization domain-containing protein, with translation MLQDQEARVLRTPRTTTTLKLTDITARASRLDAFEGHEHIWLGEDDARGLTAIVAIHNTALGPALGGTRVWPHPTFEAALTDALRLSRGMTFKAAIADVPFGGGKAVIKADPRTEKTPAMLEAYADMLAALNGQYYTGEDVGLTLADADFLRSRTPNVSGTTIGGSGNPSPVTAKGVFLGLKAALAHVRGSDTLDGVRVAVQGLGSVGWSLCEQLHAEGALLVVADLDEARTTRAHTVFDADVVETKTIVAASVDVFAPCALGGVLSADTIPHLKAKIVAGAANNQLARHEDAAHLMRRGVLYAPDYVINAGGLVNVAAELDPDGYDRAAVMDKVAHIPQTLAGIFRRAQDEARPTNDIAQAIAEERIARARAV, from the coding sequence ATGCTGCAGGACCAGGAAGCGCGCGTGCTGCGCACGCCGCGAACCACCACGACCCTCAAGCTCACCGATATCACCGCCAGGGCGTCGCGCCTCGACGCCTTCGAGGGCCATGAGCATATCTGGCTCGGCGAGGACGATGCGCGGGGGCTCACGGCCATCGTTGCGATCCACAACACCGCGCTCGGGCCTGCGCTGGGCGGAACGCGCGTCTGGCCGCATCCGACCTTCGAGGCGGCGCTCACCGACGCGTTGCGCCTGTCGCGCGGCATGACGTTCAAGGCGGCGATCGCCGACGTCCCCTTCGGCGGCGGCAAGGCTGTCATCAAGGCCGATCCCAGGACGGAAAAGACGCCGGCGATGCTCGAGGCCTATGCCGATATGCTCGCCGCCCTCAACGGCCAGTACTACACCGGCGAGGATGTCGGCCTGACGCTGGCCGATGCTGATTTCCTGCGCTCGCGCACGCCGAACGTTTCCGGAACGACCATCGGCGGCAGCGGAAACCCGTCGCCGGTCACGGCCAAAGGCGTGTTCCTCGGCCTGAAAGCAGCACTTGCCCACGTCCGCGGCAGCGATACGCTCGATGGCGTGCGGGTTGCGGTCCAGGGGCTCGGCTCGGTCGGCTGGTCGTTGTGCGAGCAGTTGCATGCCGAGGGCGCGCTTCTGGTCGTCGCCGATCTCGATGAGGCGCGGACGACGCGCGCGCACACCGTCTTCGACGCCGATGTGGTCGAGACCAAGACGATCGTCGCCGCCTCGGTCGACGTCTTCGCGCCGTGCGCGCTGGGCGGCGTCCTGTCCGCCGACACCATTCCGCATCTCAAGGCGAAGATCGTCGCGGGTGCGGCAAACAACCAGCTCGCGCGCCACGAAGACGCCGCGCATCTGATGCGCCGTGGCGTGCTTTACGCGCCGGATTACGTGATCAATGCGGGCGGGCTGGTCAACGTCGCGGCCGAACTCGACCCGGACGGCTACGACCGCGCCGCCGTGATGGACAAGGTGGCGCATATCCCGCAGACGCTGGCCGGCATCTTCAGGCGCGCGCAGGACGAGGCGCGGCCGACGAACGACATCGCGCAGGCAATCGCCGAAGAGCGGATCGCCCGCGCCCGGGCGGTATGA
- a CDS encoding OsmC family protein, translating into MDRHATAVWKGNLKEGTGTIDLQSGAFSAQPYSFKTRFEDESGKSGTNPEELIAAAHAGCFAMQLSHFLAENGTPAEKLDAKAVVSLTPGTGITGSALTLVGTVPGIDEAKFKELANKAKEGCPVSKALGAINVTLDAKLG; encoded by the coding sequence ATGGATCGCCACGCAACAGCAGTCTGGAAGGGCAACCTGAAAGAGGGGACGGGAACGATCGACCTGCAGAGCGGCGCATTTTCCGCGCAGCCCTATTCGTTCAAGACGCGCTTCGAGGACGAGAGCGGCAAGTCGGGCACCAATCCCGAGGAACTGATCGCCGCCGCCCATGCCGGCTGCTTCGCGATGCAGCTATCGCATTTCCTGGCCGAGAACGGCACGCCGGCAGAAAAGCTCGACGCCAAGGCGGTCGTCAGCCTGACGCCGGGCACCGGCATCACCGGAAGCGCGCTGACGCTCGTCGGCACCGTTCCGGGCATCGACGAGGCGAAGTTCAAGGAACTCGCCAACAAGGCCAAGGAAGGCTGCCCCGTCTCCAAGGCGCTCGGCGCGATCAACGTGACGCTCGACGCTAAGCTCGGCTGA
- a CDS encoding YbaK/EbsC family protein codes for MSLESVRAFLAEHAPDVAIIETAESSATVELAAQAHGVEPAQIAKTICLRVGETVMLVVAKGTARLDNRKFKDAFRGKPRMLGGDEVVELTSHPVGGVCPFGLPSPLPIYCDVSLKAFDEVVPAAGSTNSAVRISPDRLAQITGAQWVDVCQ; via the coding sequence ATGAGCCTCGAATCCGTACGCGCCTTCCTCGCCGAACACGCCCCCGACGTCGCGATCATCGAAACCGCCGAGAGTTCGGCGACGGTCGAACTCGCCGCGCAGGCGCATGGCGTGGAACCGGCGCAGATCGCCAAGACGATCTGCCTTCGCGTCGGCGAAACGGTGATGCTCGTCGTCGCCAAGGGCACGGCCCGGCTCGACAACCGGAAATTCAAGGACGCGTTTCGCGGCAAGCCGCGCATGCTCGGCGGGGACGAGGTCGTGGAGCTGACCAGCCACCCGGTCGGCGGCGTCTGCCCGTTCGGGCTTCCCTCGCCGCTTCCGATCTATTGCGACGTGTCGCTGAAAGCGTTCGACGAGGTGGTGCCAGCGGCAGGCTCCACCAATTCGGCGGTGCGGATTTCGCCCGACCGTCTGGCGCAGATCACCGGCGCGCAATGGGTCGACGTCTGCCAATAG
- a CDS encoding PepSY domain-containing protein → MRFMIVSIALILAPFGAHAAPPEGAKLSAIIAELEQNPDVEYIDEVDWNDRGYYEIEYFMTNGAKAEIKIDPKTGESVR, encoded by the coding sequence ATGCGTTTCATGATCGTCTCAATAGCCCTGATTCTGGCTCCGTTCGGTGCGCACGCCGCTCCTCCCGAAGGTGCAAAATTGTCCGCGATCATCGCCGAACTGGAGCAAAATCCGGATGTCGAGTATATCGACGAGGTCGATTGGAACGATCGCGGTTACTATGAGATCGAGTATTTCATGACGAATGGCGCCAAGGCCGAGATCAAGATCGATCCGAAGACGGGCGAATCAGTGCGTTAG